In Spirosoma pollinicola, the genomic window TACAATTTTGACACAAATTAATTCGATTTTAACTGAAACCAATTTGGGTTTTTATCGTTTGCATATGTACTTTGCTAGATACATAGAGTTTGTGTACTACTGATTTTGAGCAAGTTGCTAACTATTAGACAGTTATAATTCTGAAGAGAATACTGGCTTTTCAAACGCAAAAATAACCACAATCACAGTCACATTAAGCTATGTATGTATTTTACTATTTACTCTCGTTTATTTCACAATTTAGCGTTAACCTATGATGGAAAAATCCTACAAGAAAAGTCGCTTTGGCGGTAACGTAGGTCAGGTCGGGATTACTCAACTCCCGGTATTCAATTGGAAAGGCCTCCAACGTTTTGTAATGGCACTGGCACTTTTAGGGTTGCTCGGCAATCAGGCAGCATGGGCGCAGGAGCGTACCGTGACAGGAAAAGTGACAGACCCAACGGGCTCGGTTTTGCCGGGTGTTAGTATTCAGGTTAAAGGCACACAGCGCGGCACGAACACAAACGGTGATGGGGTGTACACGCTCACCAACGTGCCCGACAATGCCACGCTGGTGCTGAGTTTTATTGGCTACACAACCCAGGAAGTTGCTGTGGGCAATCGCACGACCGTAGATGTCAAATTGGCTGATGATACCAAAGCACTGCAAGAAGTTGTAGTTGTTGGTTATGGTACTCAGAAAGCGAAAGACGTTACCGGATCGGTAGCAACGTTAGGACCGAAAGACTTCAACAAAGGGGTCATCTCATCGCCCGAGCAACTGTTGCAGGGCCGTGTGGCGGGTGTTCAAATCACGCCAGCCAGTGGTGAGCCGGGTGCTGCCAACAACATCCAGATTCGGGGGGCGGTTTCGCTTCGGGGTGGTAATACACCTTTGTACGTTATTGACGGCGTTCCGCTCGATGGGGGGGACTTCAGCAATGGTACGCCCGATTTCGGTACGGGTACAACTACGGCGCGTAACCCGTTGTCGTTTTTGAACCCGAGCGACATTGAAAATATTTCGGTCCTGAAAGATGCCTCTGCTGCGGCTATTTATGGAGCGCGGGGTGCCAATGGTGTTGTGCTGATCACCACGCGCAAAGGGCGGGCTGGTGCACCACAATTCAATTTCTCGGCATCGGCGGCTGTTTCTTCTTCACTGAAGAAATACGATTTATTATCGCCTACCGATTTTCTGGCGGGGGTGAAGGCCGCTGGTGGCGATCCAACCTTGTCGACTGTAAATGCGGGAGCCAATACAAACTGGCAGAATGAGATTCTACGCACCAGTGTTTCGCAAATTTACAACGCCAGTTTTGGTGGTGGTACGAATGACACCCGTTACCTTTTCTCATTGGGTTATCAGGATCAACAGGGACTTGTGAAAGGCACGGGTCAGCAACGTATTACGGGGCGTATCAATGCATCGCAGGATTTATTCAACAAGAAAGTGACGCTGGCTGTAAATGCGACCACATCTTCTGTTACTGATGCCTATGCGTTAACGGGAAATCAGGCGGGTGCCCTAGGGAACCTGTTCGGTGCCATGATTGGGGCCAATCCTACCTATCCGGTCTTCAGGAACACAAGTGATACCTCGGCATACTACCAGTTAGCGGGTGGTTCGTACCGTAACCCGCGGGCTATGCTGGACTATTACCACGACAAGGGCGTAACAAACCGCACACTAGCCAACGTCAGTGCTACCTGGAACGTATTGCCCGGCCTGTCGCTTAAGGCAAACTTCGGCGTCGATAATTCAGCTTCGACCCGCACAACCTCTATCGACTCACGCTTGAACGGCCAGTTCACAGTTCCCCTGGGTTCTGTAACGAATCAGGTCTTTGCCGATGCAACCACGGGTTTAGGCGGGGCGGCTTATATCAATTCGCTGAATCGTCTGTCTAAACTGGTTGAATACACAGCAAACTACAACCGCGACCTTGGTCCCGGTAAACTGGAAGCTGTTGCTGGTTTTGCCTATCAAACGTTCGGTACAAGAACCAGCTATGTAGCTGCCAGCCGTTTTCCCTTCGATGAATCGGTTATTTCATATACCGATAATATAGGAGCGGCAAATACACTGACCGGAACGGCCATTGGTGGTGGTTCGTCGCGCTCGCAGAATGACTTACAGTCGTATTTCGCCCGGGCCAATTACAATTTTAAAGAGAAGTATCTGCTGACGGCTACCGTACGGGTCGATGGTTCGTCGCGTTTCGGGGTGAATAATAAGTATGGTACGTTCCCATCGGTGGCGGGTGCGTGGCGGATTTCGCAGGAGAGCTTTATCCCGAAAAGTATTTTCGATGACCTGAAAATTCGGGCTAACTACGGGATCGTAGGTAACCAGGATTTCACGGGTGGTGCGTCGAAAATTATCTATACGTATAACAGTTCAGGATCGCAGATTCAGCAGAACAACCCGAATCCAGACCTTAAGTGGGAGCAAAATACAACCACTGGACTCGGTATCGACTTTAGTGTGCTGAAAGGTCAGTTGTCGGGTTCGATTGATTATTATCACCGGGCTGGATCAAACACGCTCCTTCAGGTATTCTATGCACAACCGGCTCCTGTAAACTACAAGTGGATCAACCTGCCAGGGCAAATAGTTAGTCAGGGTATTGAGTTAAACC contains:
- a CDS encoding SusC/RagA family TonB-linked outer membrane protein, which encodes MMEKSYKKSRFGGNVGQVGITQLPVFNWKGLQRFVMALALLGLLGNQAAWAQERTVTGKVTDPTGSVLPGVSIQVKGTQRGTNTNGDGVYTLTNVPDNATLVLSFIGYTTQEVAVGNRTTVDVKLADDTKALQEVVVVGYGTQKAKDVTGSVATLGPKDFNKGVISSPEQLLQGRVAGVQITPASGEPGAANNIQIRGAVSLRGGNTPLYVIDGVPLDGGDFSNGTPDFGTGTTTARNPLSFLNPSDIENISVLKDASAAAIYGARGANGVVLITTRKGRAGAPQFNFSASAAVSSSLKKYDLLSPTDFLAGVKAAGGDPTLSTVNAGANTNWQNEILRTSVSQIYNASFGGGTNDTRYLFSLGYQDQQGLVKGTGQQRITGRINASQDLFNKKVTLAVNATTSSVTDAYALTGNQAGALGNLFGAMIGANPTYPVFRNTSDTSAYYQLAGGSYRNPRAMLDYYHDKGVTNRTLANVSATWNVLPGLSLKANFGVDNSASTRTTSIDSRLNGQFTVPLGSVTNQVFADATTGLGGAAYINSLNRLSKLVEYTANYNRDLGPGKLEAVAGFAYQTFGTRTSYVAASRFPFDESVISYTDNIGAANTLTGTAIGGGSSRSQNDLQSYFARANYNFKEKYLLTATVRVDGSSRFGVNNKYGTFPSVAGAWRISQESFIPKSIFDDLKIRANYGIVGNQDFTGGASKIIYTYNSSGSQIQQNNPNPDLKWEQNTTTGLGIDFSVLKGQLSGSIDYYHRAGSNTLLQVFYAQPAPVNYKWINLPGQIVSQGIELNLIYQVVQKAQFGWEAVFNLTTLNIKAQDIGTDQAVGAVSGQGLSGAYAERITNGYAPFSFFIPQFTGFDSNGYSTYADNGRSTYQGSPFAKLRLGLTNNFTFGLWTASLFVNGQFGGKIYNNTANALFAKGALKNARNVTYDVANSTENGLNPASVSTRFLEKSDYVRITNLTISRRFDLPQGGFAKSLSLSLTGQNLFIFTGYTGLNPDVNTVTYNGNGNGIPSLGIDYTPYPTPRTVTLGLNVGF